Sequence from the Pecten maximus chromosome 8, xPecMax1.1, whole genome shotgun sequence genome:
AATATCTCACGTGAGGGAAGGACATGATGAGTAGAGACTGTTGTACCATAGATATCTCACGTGAGGGAAGGGACATGatgagtagagactgctgtaccacAGATATCTCACGGGAGAGAAGGACATGatgagtagagactgctgtacaaTAGATATCTCACGTGAGGGAATGACATGatgagtagagactgctgtaccacAGATATATCACGTGAGGGAAGGACATGATGAGTAGAGACTGTTGTATCATAGATATCTCACTGGAGAGGAAGGGACATGatgagtagagactgctgtaccatAAATATCTCACGGTGAGGAAGGACATGATGAGTAGAGACTGTTGTACCATAGATATCTCACGTGAGGGAAGGACATGatgagtagagactgctgtaccatAGATATCTCACGTGAGGGAAGGACATGATGAGTAGAGACTGCTTGTACCATAGATATCTCACGTGAGGGAAGGACATGATGAGTAGAGACTGTTGTACCATAGATATCTCACGGGAGGGAAGGACATGatgagtagagactgctgtaccatAGATATCTCATGGGAGAGAAGGAATTGATGAGTAGAGAGCTCCCGAGAGATATCTGTTGTACACTGCTCTCTAACGTCGTTACTCATGTTCTTCTTTCCCGTGAGATGTATGTGGAATACCGCTCACATATCACGGGAGAAAAGGACATGATGAGTAGAGAGCGGTGTACTAACAGAACAAGAATCGACTTAAATTTTAGAGACTCACGGTTGATTGAAATGTTAAGATACATTtttcacaaagaaaataatacgTGGAGTAATCGAATGCTGTGAATGTATGCAGTTTACCATATTTCATTACTGAACAGTAGACCTGTGgattagaaatatatatagttttataggGAAATAGCGATCACAATTTGATAATGATGATTAGGtctatgtatattgtaaaatttgttttgtcttaatttcttttgaaataGATCTACTTCAAGCCTCATTTGTTTGACAACCGATATTacaatttaatatttacatttccggTGTGTGTTCGTTATGTTACTAACGATAACATCGTTTACAAGTTGTGCACCATTAAATAACAacatatgttaaaatgttaatataagGAATATctaattctgattttttttgtagtttacaATGGCGCcggaaggatgtcataattaaatttttttgCTTTCGCAAAATCagttttgcctaggcaaaaatatttctgcctaagcAAAAATCAGTTTCTGCTTAGGggaaaatcgaatattgcctaggcagaaatatttaattaggcctatttctgcctaggcaaaaacaattttgtttcgattattgCCTAGGCAGAATTCAAATTTTGCCTaagcagaaatcgaattttgcctaggcaaaatcatttttgcttaggcagaaatatttttgcctaggcaaaaatatttaattatgacatccttcccgcgccatagttTACAGTGTGAAAACTTGCAAAGCAactaaagggaggtaactctgataGAAAAATTAAACCGGAAGTTTATGCTCGCTAGGCAACAAACTCCATTACCGAAAAAAAAGAGAGCAGCGTTGTTTACATCTTCAAACGACAAAATGCCATCGCCTACGCTTATTGAGGATCCATTAGAAGTTAAGGATGTACCAAAATTAATACAGGTGACCATTGAAAATGTTCTTGTGTAATGAAGTGTATTGAATTATTCGTTTATGATATTTGACATCTTACtccacaggtacttgtggacatgattatgttttaaatttaaatgttacattataaacgagtaaattattgtattacaatcgaatgcttaatttgtaaaaaaaatcgtACCTTTGCCTTATAAATACTAAAAGGTAAGCAAGTAACAGATCGAAAATCTAGGTCACCGCCTACCCTATCGAGGAAATCCCTGTTCTCCCTGAAATATGCATTGTTTTACTGCTACAAGCCTAAGCATAAGTATGTGCCATCGATTCAGAAATTGTATTTCTTCTTAGCTGGCCTTACTTGCTTACCTTTTAGTGTTTATAAAGCcaatttactcgtctataatgtaacatttaaattaaaaacatcataatcatgtccacaagtacctgtgatcTTACTCCTACTCTGTAACCAGTTTATTGTAGGCTGCTGTTGTACAGTACTGTGCATATAAGCCTGGTGTTGTGGGACTGCTTTACttgtacaaaaacaaacaaagtacTAAATCATGTTGCCATCTTATCTTCCTGATTTCTTGCCTGTATATATGTAGAATTCCAAGTAATGTGTGTGACAGGAGAACAGTTGTTGAATGAGTAATAAATGTATAACCTGGAACATAAGGTCTCTACTTAGTTGTACATGAATAATAATGAACTGTTATTTGTTTCCTTTTAGCCGAGAAATCACAGAGCCAAAGTTTGTGTTTGGTAAGTAGGCCACCATTAAGTTCCATGGAGTAggctaccttatatatatatgtagtgattACATGGATTGGAAAAAAGGGATTTTGTTCTACTAGTACATACTCTAACATACAAAGTGTATGAATGCTAGCTACACACTGCATTGCATTGGGTCAACTGTAAATTACGTCTCAAATGTCAATGAGTGACACTATGATGGGCATACCCATGGTAGCATGGTAGCATTACTACTGGAGTCATTATAACTTGGTCATTCATTTCTCAGATGTTTTACCAAACCAGATATTTTTGTTATGCAGGGCTGATCTAACTGTTGACGATGTAGACAGGATCAATGAGTCGGGGAACGCCGCACATATAAAACAGtaagtatatttgtatttggaaGACAGGTCATCTACAGGTGCCAGTAACATGGCTCGAGACATGTTTCTTCTGTCATTATAATACACTATTAATTTATAGAGAGTATAGGAGCCTGTCAATTGATACTTCTAAAACATTAATGATTTACAAGAaagttatcaaaatatcaagttatctatttatctatctatttataaatctaaatatgtaaataattgtTAAATAAAGCATGAGAAGTGCATGCATCCTGTTTTAGAATCGTCTCCCTTGTTTACAGAGTGTTGGCAGAGATATTCAATTTGACAGACTACAAAGAAAACCTCAAGTCTGGAATCGTCCTTGACCTGTTCTTCTACACAATACAGTTTGCTAAAGAAAATGGTTTTAGCAAAGAAAAGATGTCCACTTTATTTTCCATTGTGAAAAAGACACACGAGGTCTGCATAGGTAAATTGTAATGCAACATGACACATCCTGTAATCATACtacattttatcttattttttcgaaatttcagtaataataaatttttaaaaccattaatgaattaaagaaaacaatttaaagTAATAATTTCCTTTACAAATTTATAGTAGTGTATTAAATTTCATTGgaattttcggtattttttcagAAACTCCATTCGGAAATGTAGACCAGACATTTGACTATTTCAAAGAACTAGTGTTGTGTCAttctgtcaatgtaagtacatCAGACCTGCTTTACTACCCATTTGTCCGACAACCTATCTACATGTTCATCCCATTCAAATTATGTAGAAGTACCTGAGTTTAGTCTGAAAAGAACCTCATACTTAAAAAAGCTAAAGATTAATATCCCTCACATGTTAGCATTTCATTTGATGCTTTTTATAAAAATTGCACTAAAGAATCTACAAGTTATGTTCTTATGGAAATCATACATCTCAATTTACCATATGAAAACACACTTTGTAAACTTAAGAGAAATTGTAAAAAGATCTAGCTAGattgatttaaaaaatgtgTGCAACTCAGGTTACCCTATTTTATCGCAATAGGTTTGAGTTTTATTATATTTAGCCAAACATtgtaaaatgtttgtatatttatattttttttcacaaattagTTCATGAAGCAATGAATATTATTTTGGCGGGGGTACTCCCACCAATTCCGCTTGTCCTGACTACAGGAAAGATATTTTGATGctgaaaatatctttaaatatcaTTAGAAATGTTCATAAAAGGTACAGAATAGTCAGGAACTTTCCAACGTGTGTGGGATATCCCTTTAACAGTTTATTCTTTTTGCACCAAAACCCCATTTGCTatagaaaatatacaaaaactaATGACAGGACTATTACACAGCTGTCAATGAAATAAAAGTTCTATGTTAGATGAAATCTTCATTTTGAGTGATGTAACAGTGGCACcattaaaaaaattcttttgaagTTATTTCCTGAAGTAAACTTATGATCTGTGTAAAATGGAACTAATTATATGGAACATGAGGCTATGAGAATTGATAGCTGGTTTACTTTACAGAGACCCCCCTACAGTATTGAGCTGTTCACAGCCGATGAGATCCGTTTGATAACAGAGTATGTCGTCAACACATATTTCCGTCACTTCAAGATGTACAAATACGCTTTCACACCACTGGTAAGTGAATAGTTTCAAGTCCTTGTTAGTTGCAACGTCTAGAACATCGTCTAAACTGA
This genomic interval carries:
- the LOC117333573 gene encoding coiled-coil domain-containing protein 189-like isoform X2; the protein is MLARQQTPLPKKKRAALFTSSNDKMPSPTLIEDPLEVKDVPKLIQPRNHRAKVCVWADLTVDDVDRINESGNAAHIKQVLAEIFNLTDYKENLKSGIVLDLFFYTIQFAKENGFSKEKMSTLFSIVKKTHEVCIETPFGNVDQTFDYFKELVLCHSVNRPPYSIELFTADEIRLITEYVVNTYFRHFKMYKYAFTPLVRLDLSLTYVGVPPSPPQSEVGEPEVPTEESTEDLIPEDAERGTGEGEQGEKTPEPEESDARKELRSMIQTFLSEEVKKMKVSVEEQIKTTEETLNKKLDVAEGGSKGGKGGRGSAKGKKK
- the LOC117333573 gene encoding coiled-coil domain-containing protein 189-like isoform X1, with amino-acid sequence MLARQQTPLPKKKRAALFTSSNDKMPSPTLIEDPLEVKDVPKLIQPRNHRAKVCVWADLTVDDVDRINESGNAAHIKQVLAEIFNLTDYKENLKSGIVLDLFFYTIQFAKENGFSKEKMSTLFSIVKKTHEVCIETPFGNVDQTFDYFKELVLCHSVNRPPYSIELFTADEIRLITEYVVNTYFRHFKMYKYAFTPLVRLDLSLTYVGVPPSPPQSEGQDRHKHVTFAGTAGPNVGEPEVPTEESTEDLIPEDAERGTGEGEQGEKTPEPEESDARKELRSMIQTFLSEEVKKMKVSVEEQIKTTEETLNKKLDVAEGGSKGGKGGRGSAKGKKK